From one Marmota flaviventris isolate mMarFla1 chromosome 1, mMarFla1.hap1, whole genome shotgun sequence genomic stretch:
- the Lrrc3b gene encoding leucine-rich repeat-containing protein 3B, translated as MNLVDLWLTRSLSMCLLLQSFVLMILCFHSASMCPKGCLCSSSGGLNVTCSNANLKEIPRDLPPETVLLYLDSNQITSIPNEIFKDLHQLRVLNLSKNGIEFIDEHAFKGVAETLQTLDLSDNRIQSVHKNAFNNLKARARIANNPWHCDCTLQQVLRSMASNHETAHNVICKTSVLDEHAGRPFLNAANDADLCNLPKKTTDYAMLVTMFGWFTMVISYVVYYVRQNQEDARRHLEYLKSLPSRQKKADEPDDISTVV; from the coding sequence ATGAATCTGGTAGACCTGTGGTTAACCCGTTCTCTCTCCATGTGTCTCCTTCTACAGAGTTTTGTTCTTATGATACTGTGCTTCCATTCTGCCAGTATGTGTCCCAAGGGCTGTCTTTGTTCTTCCTCCGGGGGCTTAAATGTCACCTGTAGCAATGCAAATCTCAAGGAAATACCTAGAGATCTTCCTCCCGAAACAGTTTTACTGTATCTGGACTCCAATCAGATCACATCTATCCCCAATGAGATTTTTAAAGACCTGCATCAACTGAGAGTTCTCAACCTGTCCAAAAACGGCATCGAGTTTATTGATGAGCACGCCTTCAAAGGAGTAGCTGAAACCTTGCAGACTCTGGACTTGTCCGACAACCGGATTCAAAGCGTGCATAAAAATGCCTTCAATAACCTGAAGGCCAGGGCCAGAATCGCCAACAACCCCTGGCACTGTGACTGTACTTTGCAGCAGGTTCTGAGGAGCATGGCGTCCAATCATGAGACTGCCCACAATGTGATCTGCAAGACCTCCGTGTTGGACGAACATGCCGGAAGACCATTCCTCAATGCTGCCAATGATGCTGACCTTTGTAACCTCCCTAAAAAAACTACCGATTATGCCATGCTGGTCACCATGTTTGGCTGGTTCACCATGGTGATCTCGTATGTGGTATATTACGTGAGGCAAAATCAAGAGGATGCCCGGAGACACCTCGAATACTTGAAATCCCTGCCAAGCAGGCAAAAGAAAGCAGACGAACCTGATGATATTAGCACTGTGGTATAA